ATTCTTTTTCATTGTCCTATTAACAAAATATACTCAGATTTACTTTTATGCCAAAAAACatttttaatatttttgaaaacgATAACTCCTTCTAGTTTTAATTCCAACTAATAGGGCTCTGAATTTCATAAGAACTCTATTTTTCAAACATTGCTTGCTGATAACAATTTTTTATTCCTATATTCATTGAATAACCTGATTCTTAACACAATAGTTTTAATTATCTAATTAGCGTCTATCAAATCTTTAATTTTCTCTATGAAATCACATAGAGTTTTGAAATGTGTATTGTGATGAAACAGGTGAGCTTTGTGGTAGTGAAGGTAACTGCACTTTGTACACCAAAGCTGCTCAAAAGAGTTAGCGATTTACTAAGATGGGAACACAAAAATCCTTCCTTCAATCTCCCATGGAAGCACAAGGCACTTCCACTTTTCGCCGATTCGAGCCCTCTTTATCAAACAACAGATAAACCTGAGCCTTTAACGGTTGATGAAGAGCGTGATCTCGAATTGGCTCATGATagattcatgaaaatatgcaagAGATGCTTGGAACTTGATGTTCAATTACTAATTGATGCAGAGGATACATCTATTCAACCCGCAATCGATTACTTTGCTTATTCTGCAGCAATTAAGTACCACAAAGACGACCACCCTTTGATATTCGGAACAATTCAAGCTTACTTGAAAGACTCCAAGGAACGAATGGTGATCGCGAAAAAGGCTGCAGAGAAAATGGGAGTTCCAATGGGTTTTAAACTTGTGAGAGGTGCTTATATGTCAAGTGAAAATGAGTTGGCTTCTAGTTTAGGTTTTAAGTCTCCGATTCACGATAGTATTCAGCAAACACATGATTGCTACAATTCTTGTGCTGAGTTTATGATTGACGAGATTGCAAATGGCTCTGGTGCAGTTGTTCTTGCAACTCATAATATTGAGTCAGGTAAATTTCTAGACAATACACTTTTATTTACTCAATCATATAGTATTTGATGTGTCCTCTTAACCGATTATTTTAATGTTTTGGTTAATAGGAAACCTTGCTGCATCCAAGGCTATAGATTTAGGAATCAGGAAGGATAGTCAAAAGCTCCAATTTGCTCAGTTATATGGCATGGCACAAGGGCTTACATTTGGCCTGAGAAATGCAGGATTTCAGGTGAGCAAGTATTTGCCATTTGGACCTGTAGAGCAAGTTATGCCGTACCTTATAAGAAGAGCTGAAGAAAACAGAGGCCTCTTGTCTTCATCTGCCTTCGACAGGCAACTCATGAGGTAAACATCAGTAAATTGCAAACTCTAAAACAGATAAATATCCcaaattaaatattttattaattttgtatATAATGGTTTGCAGGAAGGAGTTAACCAGGAGATTTGAAGTGGCAACTTCATGAATCCATATTAATGGGAGTGGATATGCATATAGTACTACGAATAATGCGAGGAGCCATGTCCAAGCTTGTAACGGAGGCACAGGGCAATTGACGCTCCAATCCTTAATTCATTATTTTAGCAcgttaacgttttttttttttttttttttttattaaaagcTGTCAGCAATATTATTGCACAGCACTATTTATTAAAGTTTTCGGCTTGTGGgccttggtaaaaaaaaaaagggaccaaGCAAGGAAGTGCAACCATTGGCCTTACTAACAAAAGGGGGAAGTGAAGGAGATAATGAGCTCGCAATTGTAATAGCTAGTGCCTTTCGCACCAAGAACAGTCCGCTTGTAATAAGTGGAGTAGTATCTTTCTTCATGGGCAATAGGTAAGATCTAGTCATCTTTTTGTAGTACGGAAGTTTATTCCTCCTTTTGTATTACTCCTTTTGTTATTGGTTTACAATAATACAAACCAAAGCTGCCGAAATGATTAAAAGCATAGACCTTTATTTATTGCTCCATGTGATAATGTGTCATATTAAATCAAATTTACTTAAATATCTCTTAGTTAGCACTTTAGTGTCGGCGACAAGATGTTAAGGCATGAGCATCTTTACTGATTGGCTCTTTTTGTGTCAATGGACTTCCACAAGATGTGAGAATTGAACTTTGTGGTCCAACTAATCATATTATTATTGAGTAAATTTTTAAAAGGTCACTCATCTTCAATTAATATCACTTTTGCTTTTTTAGAGCTAAAATATCATTCAACTTTTATTATTTCCTCAG
Above is a genomic segment from Lycium barbarum isolate Lr01 chromosome 12, ASM1917538v2, whole genome shotgun sequence containing:
- the LOC132622364 gene encoding proline dehydrogenase 2, mitochondrial-like; amino-acid sequence: MANKVVRPKVFRDLRCFARCLNTAPTATPMNYTSNYDATNVASPADQLVVPEKKVIKFDDVKELFMGVSTSKLIRSSLTLQMASIEPMVDMGIWVMNSKLMHMPIFRELIMGFVKNTFYEHFCAGKDLEEVRRTVTKLSNVGLKVMLDYGAEHATDNESCDHSMNVFLQTAESTKSLPSSSVSFVVVKVTALCTPKLLKRVSDLLRWEHKNPSFNLPWKHKALPLFADSSPLYQTTDKPEPLTVDEERDLELAHDRFMKICKRCLELDVQLLIDAEDTSIQPAIDYFAYSAAIKYHKDDHPLIFGTIQAYLKDSKERMVIAKKAAEKMGVPMGFKLVRGAYMSSENELASSLGFKSPIHDSIQQTHDCYNSCAEFMIDEIANGSGAVVLATHNIESGNLAASKAIDLGIRKDSQKLQFAQLYGMAQGLTFGLRNAGFQVSKYLPFGPVEQVMPYLIRRAEENRGLLSSSAFDRQLMRKELTRRFEVATS